A genomic window from Prunus persica cultivar Lovell chromosome G2, Prunus_persica_NCBIv2, whole genome shotgun sequence includes:
- the LOC18784587 gene encoding mechanosensitive ion channel protein 1, mitochondrial: MGGVRLSILKSLCKSTSCSYAKFGSYQYIRPAYAFVNRSYYSKETQSLKTFAKMHSRALGSESLANIQSYRTKPISAFSPTLSNSHIRSATPLFLVNPILNSRSYSSSVGSNADKAGQPGLGVPAASGGSEVDIGNSGIVGSDWVAKVKDAWQSAVDAATYSGQKAKETSVELSPYVQQLLDSYPHLRNVVVPVGCTLAGTIFAWLVMPRLFRRCHKYASQGRTALLSGRLSEEPVPYEKSFWGALEDPVRYLVTFMAFSQIGMLVAPTTIASQYLAPAWRGAVILSFVWFLHRWKTNVFTRVLATQSLPGLDRDKLLAIDNISSIGLFVIGIMALAEACGVAVQSILTVGGIGGVATAFAARDVLGNVLSGFSMQFSKPFSLGDTIKAGAIEGQVVEMGLTTTSLLNAEKFPVIVPNSLFSSQVIVNKSRAQWRAIVTKIPLQINDLDKIPQISNDIKSMLRSHSKVFLGKEAPYCFLSRLESSFAELTLGCNLKHMSKGELYSTEEEIILRSAQIIKEHGARLGSTFQDMTTQ, translated from the exons ATGGGTGGAGTTAGGCTTTCCATATTGAAATCACTTTGCAAGTCTACCAGTTGCTCTTATGCGAAATTTGGCAGTTACCAGTATATAAGACCAGCATATGCTTTTGTAAATCGCAGTTACTATTCTAAGGAAACACAATCTCTTAAAACTTTTGCGAAGATGCATTCTAGAGCATTGGGTTCTGAATCACTTGCCAACATCCAATCTTACAGAACCAAACCCATTTCAGCATTTTCACCCACATTGTCAAATTCACATATTAGGAGTGCTActcctctttttttggtaaatcCAATTTTGAATAGCCGTTCATACTCATCATCTGTTGGTAGCAATGCTGATAAAGCTGGGCAACCAGGCCTAGGAGTTCCGGCTGCTTCTGGTGGCAGTGAAGTGGATATTGGTAATAGTGGTATTGTTGGCAGTGATTGGGTTGCTAAGGTTAAGGATGCATGGCAGAGTGCTGTGGACGCAGCAACTTATTCTGGACAGAAGGCTAAAGAAACCTCTGTTGAGCTGTCGCCTTATGTTCAGCAGTTGCTGGATTCCTATCCACATCTTAGAAATGTGGTTGTTCCTGTTGGTTGTACTTTGGCAGGTACTATATTTGCTTGGCTGGTGATGCCGAGGCTTTTCAGGAGATGTCACAAGTACGCAAGTCAAGGGCGCACTGCGTTACTATCAGGACGCCTATCTGAGGAGCCAGTTCCATATGAGAAAAGTTTTTGGGGTGCTTTGGAGGATCCAGTGCGATATCTAGTTACTTTCATGGCATTTTCACAAAT TGGCATGCTGGTAGCACCGACCACTATAGCTTCTCAGTATCTTGCACCGGCATGGAGAGGGGCAGTTATCCTTTCATTTGTGTGGTTTCTGCATCGGTGGAAGACAAATGTGTTCACTCGTGTATTAGCGACTCAAAGTTTGCCTGGTCTTGATCGGGACAAGTTGCTAGCTATAGataacatttcatccattggtcTTTTTGTGATTGGGATAATGGCTTTAGCTGAGGCATGTGGGGTGGCTGTGCAATCAATTCTTACAGTTGGTGGCATAGGAG GAGTTGCTACTGCTTTTGCTGCCAGAGACGTCCTTGGAAATGTTCTAAGTGGTTTCTCTATGCAGTTTTCAAAGCCCTTTTCGCTTGGGGATACAATAAAA GCTGGAGCTATAGAAGGTCAAGTGGTGGAAATGGGACTTACTACCACTTCGTTATTGAATGCAGAGAAGTTCCCTGTCATAGTTCCGAATTCACTGTTTTCAAGTCAG GTAATTGTGAACAAGTCGCGTGCGCAATGGCGTGCCATCGTCACCAAAATTCCCCTGCAAATTAATGATTTGGATAAGATTCCCCAGATATCAAATGATATAAAGAGCATGCTAAGGTCACACTCGAAGGTGTTCTTGGGAAAGGAGGCCCCTTACTGTTTCCTGTCTCGTCTAGAAAGTTCATTTGCCGAATTGACTCTTGGATGTAACCTCAAACATATG AGCAAAGGTGAGTTGTACTCTACTGAAGAAGAGATTATTCTGCGGTCAGCCCAGATAATCAAGGAGCATGGTGCTAGGTTGGGCAGCACCTTCCAAGATATGACCACTCAATAG
- the LOC18785543 gene encoding putative UDP-rhamnose:rhamnosyltransferase 1 has protein sequence MGESLRVVMLPWSAFGHTMPFFQLSMALAKAEVHVFYISTPKNIQRLPKISPDLQPFIHLVSIPFPALASGFLPEGAEATVDIPFEKMDNFKIAYDLLQQPIKQFIGDQLPDWIIVDFSAHWAVEIGKEFGVPLVYFSAFCAATCVFLTSLENISKANTDHDVLSSPESLTSPRDFGTFRSTIAYRKHEAVDIYAGFYELNDSGISDSDRHNKILLACQAVAVRSCNEFEGEYLEAYKNKTGQLVIPTGLLPPEQPSAKREISSDGSPNNVIFDWLDKQKPKSVVFVGFGSECKLSKEQVFEIAHGLGLSELPFLWALRKPNWADSEADALPPGFVERTSEKGLVCLGWVPQMEILGHPSVGGSLFHSGWGSVIETLQFGHVLVVLPFIIDQPLNARLLVEKDLAVEVKRTEDGSFCKDDIAKTLRHAMVAEEGEKLRSNARKAAKVFGDHKLHQDHYLGQFVHYLKNNVPRRSF, from the coding sequence ATGGGGGAAAGCCTTCGTGTAGTGATGCTTCCATGGTCTGCCTTTGGCCACACGATGCCTTTTTTCCAGCTTTCCATGGCCTTGGCAAAAGCCGAAGTTCATGTCTTCTACATCTCCACCCCAAAAAACATCCAAAGGCTCCCCAAAATCTCACCTGATTTGCAACCCTTTATACATCTAGTCTCCATCCCATTTCCTGCTTTGGCTTCTGGGTTCTTGCCAGAAGGTGCTGAGGCAACTGTGGACATACCCTTTGAAAAAATGGACAACTTCAAGATTGCATATGACCTCCTGCAACAACCCATCAAGCAGTTCATTGGGGATCAATTACCTGATTGGATAATAGTTGATTTTTCTGCTCACTGGGCGGTAGAGATTGGCAAGGAGTTTGGTGTTCCACTTGTCTACTTCTCTGCTTTCTGTGCAGCTACATGTGTTTTCCTTACTTCATTAGAAAATATCTCCAAAGCTAATACAGATCATGATGTTCTGTCATCACCAGAAAGCCTCACATCACCGAGGGATTTCGGGACTTTTCGGTCAACTATAGCATATCGGAAGCATGAGGCAGTTGATATATACGCAGGCTTTTATGAACTAAATGATTCTGGGATAAGTGATTCTGACAGGCATAACAAGATTTTATTAGCATGTCAAGCTGTAGCAGTGCGCAGTTGCAATGAGTTTGAAGGAGAATACTTAGAGGCATACAAGAACAAAACTGGACAGCTTGTGATTCCCACAGGTTTGCTTCCACCAGAGCAACCATCTGCCAAAAGAGAAATCAGTTCTGATGGGTCACCAAACAATGTGATATTTGACTGGCTTgataaacaaaaacccaagtcAGTTGTGTTTGTTGGGTTTGGATCTGAGTGTAAGCTGAGCAAGGAACAAGTCTTTGAGATTGCTCATGGGCTTGGGCTATCAGAGCTTCCATTTCTCTGGGCACTTAGAAAACCCAACTGGGCTGACAGTGAAGCTGATGCTTTGCCTCCTGGTTTTGTTGAGCGCACATCCGAGAAAGGGCTTGTTTGCTTGGGATGGGTGCCCCAGATGGAAATTTTGGGGCACCCATCAGTTGGGGGGTCTCTGTTTCACTCTGGATGGGGCTCTGTAATTGAAACTCTGCAATTTGGGCatgttcttgttgttttgccATTCATTATTGATCAGCCTTTGAATGCAAGGCTTCTGGTGGAGAAGGATCTGGCTGTTGAAGTAAAACGCACAGAAGATGGGTCGTTTTGCAAAGATGATATAGCCAAAACACTGAGACATGCAATGGTGGCAGAGGAAGGAGAGAAACTAAGAAGCAATGCAAGGAAAGCTGCCAAAGTTTTTGGAGATCACAAGCTGCACCAAGACCACTACCTTGGCCAATTTGTCCATTACCTTAAAAATAATGTCCCAAGAAGGTCATTTTAG